In the Sinomonas cyclohexanicum genome, TACTGTGTCATGGCTCTCGCCTCCTGTGGGGTGGGGACCCCTGCGGTCCCTCGCCTACTGGACGAACGGGGCGCGTGGTTTTCGACAGGCCCCGCGCCGCCCAGGCGTCGAGCCGGCGGCGGTGGCCATGCCCGGCATGGGCACCGAGGCTAGCACCGTAGGGTGGAGGAATGCAGTCCTCGTCAGCATCCCCCGCCCGGACCGCGGCACTCGCCGCAGTCGCCGATCTCGTCGTCGTGCTCGGCTTCGCGGCGACCGGCCGCGCCACCCACAATCTTGACAGCCCCGTCCTCGGCGTGCTGGCCACGGCGTGGCCCTTCGTCGTCGGCCTTGCCGCCGCGTGGGCGGCGCTGCGGCTCTGGCGCCGCCCGTTGAGCGCGTGGCCCACAGGCGTCGTCGTGTGGCTCGGGACCTACGTCATCGGGATGCTCCTGCGCTGGGTCAGCGGAGGCGGGATGGCGGTGCCGTTCTTGCTCGTGGCACTCGGGACCCTCGGCGTGTTCCTCGTGGGGTGGCGCGCCGTCGTGCTCGGCGTGCGTGCGGGCCGTCGAGCCGCCGCCGACCGCTAGGCTGGTCCCAGGGAACGCCCCCTTGTCGAACGGAGGACCATGATCACGGCATTCGTCTTCATCCAGACGGACTCGAAGAAGATTCCGGAGGCTGCCGAGAAAATCTCCGCGATCCCGGGGATCAGCGAGGTCTACTCCGTCACAGGCGAATGGGACCTCATCGCGATCGCGCGCGTGCGCCAGCATGAGGACCTCGCCGATGTCGTGGCGGACCAGCTCTCCAAGGTGGACGGCGTGCTCGAGACGACCACGCACATTGCCTTCCGCGCCTATTCGCGCCACGACCTCGACGCCGCCTTCTCGCTCGGGCTCACCTGAGCTCTCGGGACCGCGACGAGGAGCCGGGC is a window encoding:
- a CDS encoding DUF3054 domain-containing protein, with amino-acid sequence MQSSSASPARTAALAAVADLVVVLGFAATGRATHNLDSPVLGVLATAWPFVVGLAAAWAALRLWRRPLSAWPTGVVVWLGTYVIGMLLRWVSGGGMAVPFLLVALGTLGVFLVGWRAVVLGVRAGRRAAADR
- a CDS encoding Lrp/AsnC family transcriptional regulator; this encodes MITAFVFIQTDSKKIPEAAEKISAIPGISEVYSVTGEWDLIAIARVRQHEDLADVVADQLSKVDGVLETTTHIAFRAYSRHDLDAAFSLGLT